A single window of Leptolyngbya ohadii IS1 DNA harbors:
- a CDS encoding nuclear transport factor 2 family protein, protein MANSTTRPPLPPFTLETAKAKVQAAEDAWNTRDPERVALAYTEDSEWRNRAEFVYGRAQIVEFLKRKWAKELDYRLKKELWCFMDNKIAVRFEYEWHDDSGFWYRSYGNENWEFAENGLMMRRYASINDVPIKESDRKFRWERKS, encoded by the coding sequence ATGGCTAATTCCACCACCCGTCCCCCCCTGCCGCCTTTTACCCTGGAGACCGCTAAGGCAAAAGTTCAAGCCGCCGAAGATGCCTGGAATACCCGCGATCCTGAACGGGTTGCCCTCGCCTACACCGAAGATTCCGAGTGGCGAAACCGGGCTGAGTTTGTGTACGGACGTGCCCAGATTGTAGAATTCCTCAAGCGCAAATGGGCGAAGGAACTGGACTACCGCCTGAAGAAAGAGCTGTGGTGCTTCATGGACAACAAGATTGCCGTGCGGTTTGAGTACGAGTGGCACGACGATTCCGGCTTCTGGTATCGCTCCTACGGCAACGAAAACTGGGAATTTGCCGAAAATGGACTGATGATGCGCCGCTACGCCAGTATTAACGACGTGCCCATCAAAGAATCCGATCGCAAATTCCGCTGGGAGCGCAAAAGCTAA
- a CDS encoding pyridoxamine 5'-phosphate oxidase family protein — translation MAKVYDRITDELTRFIQSQQIFFVATAPLSSSGHINLSPKGLDSFRILSPNRVVYLDLTGSGNETSAHLAENQRITFMFCAFQGKPMILRLYGQGQVLLPDSPDWQTHLDLFPAIPGTRQIIVAEIDRVQTSCGTGVPLFQYEGQRSEMVEWAEKKGDRGMWDYWQLKNQTSADGLPTPLSAWMERQ, via the coding sequence ATGGCTAAGGTCTACGATCGCATTACCGACGAACTCACCAGATTTATCCAGTCCCAGCAAATCTTTTTTGTCGCGACGGCTCCCCTCAGTTCCAGTGGACATATTAATTTGTCGCCCAAAGGACTGGACAGCTTTCGCATTCTCTCCCCCAATCGCGTCGTTTATCTGGATCTGACGGGCAGCGGTAATGAAACTTCAGCACACCTGGCAGAAAACCAGCGGATTACCTTCATGTTCTGTGCCTTCCAAGGGAAGCCGATGATTCTCCGGCTCTACGGACAGGGGCAAGTCCTACTACCAGATTCCCCAGACTGGCAAACTCACTTGGATTTATTTCCTGCCATTCCCGGAACTCGTCAGATTATCGTGGCAGAGATCGATCGTGTCCAAACTTCCTGCGGCACAGGGGTTCCTCTCTTTCAGTACGAGGGACAGCGATCGGAGATGGTGGAATGGGCAGAGAAGAAGGGCGATCGAGGAATGTGGGATTATTGGCAGCTAAAGAATCAAACCAGTGCCGATGGTTTGCCGACTCCGCTATCCGCCTGGATGGAACGGCAGTAA
- a CDS encoding PepSY-like domain-containing protein: protein MGQPIWHSEVFFAIPDRPCGKNSLPIATAIAAVILLLYGCSERSLKPPAVVSHEFFARYPNTSATWTKQPYGYEGIFYQNGVEYEAEFSVDGRWLETEHEVSAVNFSQAVIDRVKRDYPGSTITKHEIEQTQAGTFYEVEIEQSGSEYELYFDSSAAPASNANEDS, encoded by the coding sequence ATGGGGCAACCTATTTGGCACAGCGAGGTTTTTTTTGCGATTCCTGACAGACCTTGCGGGAAGAATTCCCTACCAATTGCTACTGCGATCGCCGCTGTAATTCTCCTACTATATGGCTGTAGTGAGCGATCGCTCAAACCTCCCGCTGTGGTGTCCCACGAATTTTTTGCCCGCTATCCCAATACTTCTGCAACTTGGACAAAGCAGCCCTATGGCTACGAGGGCATTTTTTATCAGAATGGGGTAGAGTATGAAGCCGAGTTTTCTGTTGATGGGCGTTGGCTGGAAACAGAGCATGAAGTCAGCGCAGTCAACTTTTCTCAAGCCGTGATCGATCGCGTCAAACGAGACTACCCCGGCTCTACCATTACCAAGCATGAAATTGAGCAAACCCAAGCGGGAACATTCTACGAGGTAGAAATCGAGCAAAGTGGCTCCGAGTACGAGCTTTATTTTGACTCCAGTGCTGCTCCTGCTTCTAACGCCAATGAAGACAGCTAA
- a CDS encoding ribulose bisphosphate carboxylase small subunit, producing the protein MKTLSKERRYETFSYLPPLSDAQIARQIQYTIDQGYFPCIEFNEDSAADMYYWTMWKLPLFNARSPQEVLSEVQQCRSEFPNCYIRVVAFDNIKQCQVMSFIVHKPGNNNYRY; encoded by the coding sequence ATGAAGACTTTATCCAAAGAGCGGCGCTACGAAACTTTTTCCTATCTGCCTCCGCTCAGCGATGCTCAAATCGCTCGTCAGATCCAGTACACGATCGACCAGGGCTATTTCCCTTGCATCGAGTTCAACGAGGACTCTGCCGCTGATATGTACTACTGGACGATGTGGAAGCTACCCCTGTTCAACGCTCGCAGCCCGCAGGAAGTTCTGAGCGAAGTGCAGCAGTGCCGCTCCGAGTTCCCCAATTGCTACATCCGCGTTGTGGCATTCGACAACATCAAGCAGTGCCAGGTGATGAGCTTCATCGTTCACAAGCCCGGCAACAACAACTATCGCTACTAA